A DNA window from Choristoneura fumiferana chromosome 24, NRCan_CFum_1, whole genome shotgun sequence contains the following coding sequences:
- the LOC141441597 gene encoding ethanolaminephosphotransferase 1-like: MGGAKIFNYKYLTREHLKGFDNYKYSAIDTSPLSQYVMHPFWNTVVKFIPKWIAPNLLTFAGFLCMVASVILLLVYDYHCYASGGPPGYKRMEGDEIPRWVFTACGVLLFLAYNLDGIDGKQARRIGVSGPLGEMFDHGLDSYIVFFIPFCLFSVVGRDEFSVSAFRGYLAVTSVVLNFYVSHWEKYNTGTLYLPWGYDLSMWVSSIFFLIAGTRGAEVYKFYLFGEVTFTQGLEVAIHATGLFTTLPIAIYNVYLSYKNRSGKMYSFLEMLRPLFSILVLTTIITVWAIKSPNDIVEYDPRTFLLLFGTLFSNIASRLIVAEMSDQRCDLVTWLLWPLLAGVSLSLWLPAAELVVLYTFMPLSILAHVHYGVCVVRQMCEHFNVNCFTVPSARKILKKRIKRS; the protein is encoded by the exons ATGGGAGGTGCAAAGATTTTCAACTATAAATACTTAACGCGGGAACATTTAAAAGGATTTGATAATTACAAG TACAGTGCCATAGATACAAGCCCCTTGAGCCAGTATGTGATGCATCCGTTTTGGAATACTGTCGTCAAG TTTATACCGAAATGGATAGCGCCGAACCTCCTCACCTTTGCTGGTTTCCTGTGTATGGTAGCTAGCGTGATTTTGCTACTGGTCTACGACTATCATTGCTATGCGTCGGGCGGACCACCAGGGTATAAGAGAATGGAAGGCGATGAAATTCCACGCTGGGTGTTCACTGCGTGTGGGGTGCTGCTGTTCTTGGCTTACAACTTGg ATGGCATCGACGGCAAGCAGGCGCGTCGCATCGGCGTCTCCGGCCCGCTCGGCGAGATGTTTGACCATGGCCTGGACTCGTACATCGTGTTCTTCATACCCTTCTGCCTGTTTTCGGTGGTCGGGAGGGACGAGTTCTCTGTATCCGCGTTTAG AGGATATTTGGCGGTAACGAGCGTAGTTCTTAACTTCTACGTGAGCCACTGGGAGAAATACAACACCGGCACCCTCTACCTGCCGTGGGGGTACGACCTCAGTATGTGG GTAAGCTCCATCTTCTTCCTGATCGCCGGTACCAGGGGTGCAGAAGTGTACAAGTTCTATTTGTTCGGCGAAGTGACGTTCACGCAAGGCCTGGAGGTCGCCATTCACGCGACGGGACTCTTCACCACGCTGCCTATCGCCATCTACAATGTTTATCT GTCATACAAAAACCGTTCCGGGAAGATGTACTCTTTTCTGGAGATGCTGCGACCACTCTTCTCCATACTCGTGCTGACAACTATCATAACAGTGTGGGCTATCAAGTCGCCAAATGACATTGTGGAGTATGACCCAAGAACCTTCTTGCTGTTATTTGGTACCCTGTTCAGCAATATCGCA AGCCGCCTGATAGTGGCAGAGATGAGCGACCAGCGCTGCGACCTGGTCACCTGGCTGCTGTGGCCGCTCCTGGCTGGCGTGTCCCTGTCGCTGTGGCTGCCGGCAGCAGAACTAGTTGTTCTGTACACCTTCATGCCGCTCAGCATCCTCGCCCATGTACATTACGGCGTTTGTGTT GTTCGGCAGATGTGTGAGCATTTCAATGTCAACTGTTTCACAGTTCCAAGTGCAAGgaaaatacttaaaaagagAATAAAACGTTCGTAA